The following are encoded together in the Microbacterium hatanonis genome:
- a CDS encoding GNAT family N-acetyltransferase, which yields MSTITVTAAREDELPLAAAVLAEAFENDPVMATIVPDGRNRRARLTDLFGATIAAGPFRTGTVDIARRENGEVVGAAAWEGPSGRRGSTGRLLRELPRLVRALGWPGLAGAAGLAARLERHRPRTPHWYLAEIGVSAGARGLGVGRMLLTTQLRAVDAMRQWAYLESSTPDNRRLYLRHGFEEVTLIEGLRGARPAAMLRRPVAA from the coding sequence ATGTCGACCATCACCGTCACCGCCGCTCGTGAAGACGAACTGCCGCTCGCGGCCGCCGTGCTCGCCGAGGCCTTCGAGAACGATCCCGTGATGGCGACGATCGTGCCCGACGGCCGCAACCGGCGAGCGCGACTGACCGACCTGTTCGGAGCGACCATCGCGGCGGGACCGTTCCGCACCGGCACCGTCGATATCGCTCGTCGCGAGAACGGCGAGGTCGTGGGAGCCGCCGCTTGGGAGGGCCCGAGCGGCCGCCGCGGATCGACCGGCCGCCTGCTTCGCGAGCTGCCGCGCCTCGTACGCGCTCTCGGGTGGCCCGGCCTGGCAGGTGCAGCCGGCCTCGCGGCCCGCCTCGAGAGGCACCGCCCGCGGACCCCGCACTGGTACCTCGCCGAGATCGGAGTGAGCGCGGGCGCGCGCGGCCTCGGCGTCGGACGGATGCTGCTGACCACGCAGCTGCGCGCCGTCGACGCGATGCGCCAGTGGGCGTATCTCGAGTCGTCGACGCCCGACAACCGCCGTTTGTACCTCCGCCACGGCTTCGAGGAGGTGACCCTCATCGAGGGTCTTCGGGGCGCCCGCCCCGCGGCGATGCTGCGCCGACCTGTCGCCGCATGA
- a CDS encoding TetR/AcrR family transcriptional regulator: MNADAPKREYLDATRRRQSLLDAAVDVMLDDGVEALSLRSVAQRAGVAHRLVSYAFGSKGALVSALLERESARTIARVWSSPMIAASLPDALREALLAFLDEVRADPRRFECMAALTATARLSPELVDAARAEAEADRQEIADRVTRWRERGGVLEADAGDVVAAIQAAANGLAAWWLASRDDERAPRVVAMLAAGIAS, encoded by the coding sequence GTGAACGCGGACGCTCCCAAGCGCGAGTACCTCGATGCGACCCGTCGCCGCCAGAGCCTGCTGGACGCGGCCGTCGACGTCATGCTCGACGATGGGGTGGAGGCGCTCTCGCTGCGATCCGTGGCCCAGCGCGCAGGAGTCGCCCACCGGCTCGTCAGTTACGCGTTCGGGTCGAAGGGGGCGCTCGTATCAGCCCTTCTCGAGAGGGAGTCCGCGCGCACGATCGCCCGGGTGTGGTCGTCGCCGATGATCGCCGCGTCGCTGCCCGACGCACTGCGCGAGGCACTGCTGGCATTCCTCGACGAGGTGCGAGCCGACCCCCGACGGTTCGAGTGCATGGCCGCCCTCACCGCTACGGCCCGGCTCTCTCCCGAGCTCGTCGACGCCGCCCGCGCGGAGGCGGAGGCCGACCGGCAGGAGATCGCCGATCGCGTCACGCGGTGGCGGGAGCGGGGCGGCGTGCTCGAGGCGGATGCGGGCGACGTCGTCGCGGCCATCCAGGCGGCTGCGAACGGATTGGCCGCGTGGTGGCTCGCGTCGCGCGACGACGAGCGGGCGCCGCGGGTCGTCGCGATGCTCGCCGCAGGGATCGCGAGCTGA
- a CDS encoding GTP-binding protein translates to MLSDPLIIVGVCAPERRRYAERLSAVTGRAVVTIGSRDSTAVDAPLLGPAAFIAEMATEADVVHSALAARTPPLPIVCVVDATHMIDDFLSGDPLSEQAPPGDDDGDHGARARRAASLVEIASLVCLVGWEELETATLSMLMALTSHLNPHARVRLSHDPEDDVRSLEASPLPLPPFPERAGWVCASNHEHDPYMTDIRVATVRYERLRPFHPGRLSRTLDEIDAGRFGMVVRSAGFCRIATRPHTLARWDHVGSAMWIDPLTTSLHDGSTGQDIAFTGIDLHAPLLFAALDEAGVTDRELTSGPAGWRRFDDPLPPWPGYDVTDAERDTR, encoded by the coding sequence GTGCTGTCCGATCCCCTCATCATCGTCGGCGTCTGCGCGCCCGAGCGACGTCGATACGCCGAGCGACTGTCCGCCGTGACCGGGCGTGCCGTCGTCACGATCGGCAGCCGCGACAGCACCGCGGTGGACGCGCCGCTCCTCGGCCCCGCAGCGTTCATCGCCGAGATGGCGACCGAAGCCGACGTCGTGCACAGCGCCCTGGCCGCCCGGACGCCGCCGTTACCGATCGTCTGCGTCGTCGACGCCACGCACATGATCGACGACTTCCTCAGCGGCGATCCGCTGAGCGAGCAGGCGCCGCCCGGCGACGACGACGGCGACCACGGGGCACGAGCGCGACGCGCGGCATCGCTCGTGGAGATCGCGTCGCTCGTGTGTCTCGTGGGCTGGGAGGAGCTCGAGACCGCGACCCTGTCGATGCTGATGGCCCTCACCTCACACCTGAATCCTCACGCCCGCGTGCGACTGTCGCACGATCCCGAAGATGACGTGCGATCTCTCGAAGCATCACCGCTCCCTCTCCCGCCATTCCCTGAGCGGGCGGGATGGGTATGCGCGTCGAATCACGAGCACGATCCCTACATGACCGACATCCGCGTAGCCACCGTCCGGTACGAACGACTGAGGCCCTTCCACCCCGGCCGGCTTTCGCGAACCCTCGACGAGATCGACGCCGGACGCTTCGGAATGGTCGTGCGCTCCGCAGGCTTCTGCCGTATCGCCACCCGGCCGCACACTCTTGCGCGGTGGGACCACGTGGGATCGGCCATGTGGATCGACCCGTTGACGACGAGCCTGCACGACGGTTCGACCGGTCAAGACATCGCGTTCACGGGCATCGACCTGCACGCGCCCCTTCTGTTCGCAGCCCTCGATGAAGCAGGCGTCACCGACCGCGAACTGACATCGGGGCCGGCAGGGTGGCGACGATTTGACGACCCGCTGCCTCCGTGGCCGGGATACGACGTCACCGACGCGGAGCGCGATACCCGGTAG
- the ykgO gene encoding type B 50S ribosomal protein L36, with the protein MKVRASLKSLKDQPGAQVVRRRGRIFVINKLNPRFKGRQG; encoded by the coding sequence ATGAAGGTACGCGCGTCGTTGAAGTCGCTCAAGGATCAGCCGGGTGCCCAGGTGGTGCGTCGTCGGGGGCGGATCTTCGTCATCAACAAGCTGAATCCCCGTTTCAAGGGGCGACAGGGGTGA
- a CDS encoding DMT family transporter codes for MSSPRPASPATLTRGLWWGMLGVTAFSFTVPLTHIAVETLPPVFVGAGRAVVAAVLAAIALVVTRQRRPSGRQWARLAVVAAGVVVGFPMLTSLALTTASASHGAVVIAVLPAATAVAAVVRGRERPSRSFWIAAGLGAVAAIAFAALNGGAFAPLQGSDLLLLAAVVAAAIGYAEGGMLSRELGSWQTVSWALVLASPLMVSLAAGSAWAAAPVSAPPEAWLSFAYLSVISMFLGFFAWYRGLAIGPMAQVSQVQLVQPVLTLAWVALILHEHITALTVIGGLAVIACAGIAVRTRARPTGRRRDEHRAAAG; via the coding sequence ATGTCGTCCCCACGTCCCGCGTCGCCCGCGACCCTCACGCGAGGTCTCTGGTGGGGGATGCTGGGTGTCACCGCCTTCTCGTTCACGGTGCCCCTCACTCACATCGCCGTCGAGACGCTGCCGCCGGTGTTCGTCGGCGCGGGCCGAGCGGTGGTCGCGGCGGTCCTCGCTGCCATCGCTCTGGTCGTCACGCGGCAACGTCGTCCCTCGGGTCGGCAATGGGCCCGCCTCGCGGTGGTGGCGGCGGGCGTCGTCGTCGGCTTCCCGATGCTGACCTCCCTCGCTCTGACGACGGCGTCGGCCAGCCATGGCGCGGTCGTCATCGCCGTGCTGCCGGCGGCCACAGCCGTCGCCGCGGTCGTGCGCGGCCGCGAGAGGCCCTCGCGATCGTTCTGGATCGCGGCCGGGCTCGGGGCCGTCGCCGCGATCGCGTTCGCGGCGCTCAACGGAGGGGCGTTCGCCCCGTTGCAGGGCTCCGATCTGCTGCTGCTCGCGGCGGTGGTCGCCGCGGCCATCGGATACGCCGAGGGAGGGATGCTGTCGCGCGAGCTCGGATCGTGGCAGACCGTCTCGTGGGCGCTGGTTCTCGCCTCGCCGCTGATGGTCTCGCTCGCCGCGGGGTCGGCGTGGGCCGCCGCACCCGTTTCCGCGCCGCCGGAGGCGTGGCTGTCGTTCGCCTATCTTTCGGTGATCAGCATGTTCCTCGGATTCTTCGCCTGGTACCGGGGACTCGCGATCGGTCCGATGGCGCAGGTCAGCCAGGTGCAGCTGGTGCAACCCGTGCTCACGCTGGCGTGGGTGGCGCTCATCCTGCACGAGCACATCACGGCGCTCACCGTGATCGGCGGGCTGGCGGTCATCGCGTGCGCCGGGATCGCGGTACGCACGCGAGCGCGCCCGACGGGTAGGCGCCGCGACGAGCACCGCGCCGCCGCAGGGTAG
- a CDS encoding GNAT family N-acetyltransferase, which yields MTVDYVLAPVAEMDPLTLYRVLWLRVGVFVVEQEAAYPEIDGRDIEPGAELMWAQADGDVVSTLRVLAEPDAMRIGRVATAASARGRGVAAELMRRAVARCEERAPGLPIVLDAQAQLEGWYARFGFAVAGAPFSEDGIPHLPMRRG from the coding sequence GTGACCGTCGACTACGTCCTCGCGCCCGTCGCCGAGATGGATCCGCTGACCCTCTACCGCGTGCTGTGGCTGCGGGTCGGCGTGTTCGTCGTCGAGCAGGAGGCGGCCTATCCCGAGATCGACGGGCGCGACATCGAGCCCGGTGCGGAGCTGATGTGGGCCCAGGCGGACGGCGACGTCGTCTCGACGCTGCGGGTGCTCGCCGAACCCGACGCGATGCGCATCGGCCGGGTCGCGACGGCGGCATCGGCCCGAGGGAGAGGCGTCGCGGCCGAACTCATGCGGCGCGCGGTCGCGCGATGCGAGGAGAGGGCGCCGGGCCTGCCGATCGTGCTCGACGCGCAGGCGCAGCTCGAGGGGTGGTACGCCCGCTTCGGTTTCGCGGTCGCCGGGGCGCCGTTCTCGGAGGACGGCATCCCGCACCTCCCGATGCGCCGGGGCTAG
- a CDS encoding siderophore-interacting protein has translation MARTNMNATRVKPDAARLLTLRVLRRERLSPHIVRVTLGDGDIAHFVPMGFDQWFRLFLPVSEASLERLPNKLDTLSYLRFLAIAKTERPVLRNYTVRAHRVDGSEGPELDVDFVVHGSIDDGTSGPAATWAQTCRPGDSVALLDEGIAYNPPPTVAGEVELVGDETAMPAVAGVLASLPRSVTGRAFIEIPHADDRQELDAPAGVDVRWVVRDDRRAVPGAAVMATAIEAAPHPGGRFHWAAGEQSLPAAMRRHWVRAGVEKGHISFTGYWKHGGSH, from the coding sequence ATGGCTCGCACCAACATGAATGCGACACGCGTCAAGCCCGACGCGGCACGCCTCCTCACGCTCCGGGTGCTGCGCCGCGAACGCCTCTCGCCTCACATCGTGAGGGTCACCCTCGGCGACGGCGACATCGCCCACTTCGTGCCGATGGGGTTCGATCAGTGGTTCCGCCTGTTCCTCCCGGTGTCCGAGGCCTCGCTCGAACGACTGCCGAACAAGCTCGACACGCTCTCCTACCTGCGGTTCCTCGCGATCGCGAAGACCGAGCGCCCGGTGCTGCGCAACTACACCGTGCGCGCCCACCGCGTCGACGGGTCGGAGGGCCCCGAGCTCGACGTCGACTTCGTCGTCCACGGGTCGATCGACGACGGCACCTCGGGACCGGCCGCGACCTGGGCCCAGACATGTCGCCCCGGCGACTCGGTCGCCCTCCTCGACGAGGGGATCGCCTACAACCCGCCGCCCACCGTGGCCGGGGAGGTCGAGCTCGTCGGTGACGAGACCGCGATGCCGGCGGTGGCGGGCGTCCTCGCCTCCTTGCCGCGGTCGGTCACCGGGCGGGCGTTCATCGAGATCCCGCACGCCGACGACCGGCAGGAGCTCGACGCGCCGGCGGGAGTCGACGTGCGCTGGGTGGTGCGGGACGACCGTCGTGCCGTACCGGGTGCCGCCGTGATGGCGACCGCGATCGAGGCGGCTCCGCATCCGGGCGGCAGGTTCCATTGGGCCGCGGGGGAGCAGTCGCTGCCCGCCGCGATGCGGCGGCACTGGGTGCGTGCGGGCGTGGAGAAGGGCCACATCAGTTTCACCGGCTACTGGAAGCACGGCGGCTCGCACTGA
- a CDS encoding VOC family protein: protein MSTTLNPYLSFRDDARAAMEFYRDVFGGELTIDTFASYEMGQEPSENDLVMHAQLETPAGFTLMGSDTPSSMPYAPAAGFSISLSGDDDEALSAWWAALSDGGQVTMPLDVPPWGGRFGMLTDRFGIAWMVSIAPVAA, encoded by the coding sequence ATGTCCACGACCCTCAACCCCTATCTGTCCTTCCGAGACGACGCGCGCGCCGCCATGGAGTTCTATCGCGACGTCTTCGGCGGAGAGCTCACCATCGACACGTTCGCCTCCTACGAGATGGGCCAGGAGCCGTCCGAGAACGATCTCGTCATGCACGCGCAGCTCGAGACGCCGGCGGGCTTCACGCTCATGGGGTCTGACACCCCCAGCTCCATGCCGTACGCGCCGGCGGCGGGCTTCTCGATCTCGCTCAGCGGGGACGACGACGAGGCGCTCTCCGCCTGGTGGGCTGCGCTGAGCGACGGCGGTCAGGTGACCATGCCCCTCGACGTTCCGCCGTGGGGCGGCCGCTTCGGGATGCTGACCGACCGGTTCGGCATCGCCTGGATGGTGAGCATCGCGCCCGTCGCGGCCTGA
- a CDS encoding DNA-3-methyladenine glycosylase family protein: MRSTGVRARSTAREARPPHARPRETEYRPAHPLDLARAVLPQRHGAGDPTMTTAGPVIWRASRTPDGPATLALRGAPGGVVRAAAWGPGAEWALDQLPALCGAHDEPSGFDARSHPLIAEAHRRNPDLRIGRTDLVFDALVSAIVEQKVTGLQAFAAWRRIVTWYGERAPGPTPKPMFVPPTVDGWRHVPSWAWHRAGLEPPQARTIVEAARRGDAIARAAASAFDADDRERVLTSLRGVGPWTSAETRIRAFGDPDAVSVGDYHLAHHVGYALTGSRVDDDGMLELLAPWAGHRQRVIRLIYASGVIEPRRGPRLHPEDHRDR, from the coding sequence ATGAGGTCGACCGGGGTGCGCGCGCGGTCGACCGCCCGCGAGGCGCGACCGCCGCACGCCCGGCCCCGCGAGACCGAGTACCGCCCTGCGCACCCGCTCGATCTCGCGCGGGCCGTGCTCCCCCAGCGCCACGGGGCCGGCGATCCGACCATGACGACCGCGGGCCCGGTGATCTGGCGCGCGAGCCGCACGCCCGACGGTCCCGCGACCCTCGCCCTGCGGGGAGCGCCGGGCGGAGTCGTCCGCGCCGCCGCTTGGGGGCCCGGCGCCGAGTGGGCCCTCGACCAGCTGCCTGCGCTCTGCGGCGCGCACGATGAGCCGTCCGGCTTCGACGCGCGCTCCCACCCGCTGATCGCGGAGGCTCATCGACGCAATCCCGATCTGCGCATCGGGCGCACCGATCTCGTCTTCGACGCTCTCGTCAGCGCGATCGTCGAGCAGAAGGTGACAGGCCTGCAGGCCTTCGCCGCCTGGCGCCGGATCGTCACCTGGTACGGCGAGCGCGCCCCGGGACCCACGCCGAAACCCATGTTCGTGCCTCCGACGGTAGACGGCTGGCGGCACGTGCCGTCCTGGGCCTGGCACCGCGCCGGCCTCGAACCTCCGCAGGCGCGCACGATCGTCGAGGCCGCGCGCCGTGGCGACGCGATCGCGCGTGCCGCCGCATCCGCCTTCGACGCCGACGACCGTGAGCGCGTCCTCACGAGTCTGCGCGGGGTCGGGCCGTGGACCTCGGCGGAGACGCGCATCCGGGCGTTCGGCGATCCCGATGCGGTCAGCGTGGGCGACTACCACCTCGCGCATCACGTCGGATACGCCCTGACCGGCTCACGGGTCGACGACGACGGGATGCTGGAGCTGCTCGCCCCCTGGGCGGGCCACCGCCAGCGGGTGATCCGGCTCATCTACGCGAGCGGCGTGATCGAGCCCCGGCGCGGCCCGAGACTGCACCCCGAAGACCACCGCGACCGGTGA
- a CDS encoding TetR/AcrR family transcriptional regulator produces MAIVNSYTWIVPTPERTSLDAIVRAASALLEEEGLAGVTMQAVAHRVGVRAPSLYKRVASRDDLLQLVAEAALVELTLRLEADPEADARRLADTLRGFGTERPAAFRLVMSPGAGVPVARPQFGAAASEPILLLSSRLAGAERALEAARTLTAWATGFISMELNGGFNLGGDVDEAWDFGVTTIVAALTAGRDVDDRT; encoded by the coding sequence ATGGCTATCGTCAATAGCTATACTTGGATCGTGCCCACTCCCGAACGAACCTCGCTCGACGCGATCGTGCGCGCGGCGAGCGCCCTGCTCGAGGAGGAGGGACTCGCCGGCGTCACGATGCAGGCGGTCGCACATCGCGTCGGTGTCCGCGCGCCCTCCCTCTACAAGAGGGTCGCCAGCCGTGACGACCTCCTGCAGCTCGTCGCCGAGGCGGCACTGGTCGAGCTGACCCTGCGCCTCGAGGCCGATCCGGAGGCCGACGCCCGGCGGCTCGCCGACACCCTGCGCGGCTTCGGCACCGAGCGCCCCGCGGCGTTCCGGCTGGTCATGTCGCCCGGTGCGGGCGTGCCCGTGGCGCGGCCGCAGTTCGGTGCCGCCGCCAGCGAACCGATCCTGCTCCTGTCGTCACGGCTGGCGGGCGCGGAGCGAGCCCTCGAGGCGGCGCGCACGCTCACGGCCTGGGCCACCGGCTTCATCTCGATGGAGCTGAACGGCGGGTTCAACCTCGGCGGCGACGTCGACGAGGCGTGGGACTTCGGGGTGACCACGATCGTCGCGGCGTTGACGGCCGGCCGCGATGTCGACGACCGGACGTAG
- a CDS encoding MBL fold metallo-hydrolase — MELEPGLHRIGNDIVAAYIVVTPAGVTVIDAGLAGHWRDLLSELASIGRSLDDVKGVILTHGDADHVGFAERLRRECGVPVYIHPDDADRAKGGEKPANAKQTMKLGATAGFALYSVRKGGLRTTWLTETVDVRDGDTLDLPGSPRIIGLPGHSAGSIAVHVPDLSAVFVGDALTTRHVLTGRVGAQPAPFTDEPDRAIASLRALLPTRATWVLPGHGAPWRGGVEAAVASVEKAAAAR; from the coding sequence ATGGAACTCGAACCCGGCCTGCACCGCATCGGCAATGACATCGTCGCCGCGTATATCGTCGTCACCCCGGCGGGGGTGACGGTCATCGACGCCGGTCTCGCCGGCCATTGGCGTGACCTTCTGTCCGAGTTGGCATCGATCGGGCGCAGCCTGGACGACGTGAAGGGCGTCATCCTCACCCATGGCGACGCCGATCACGTCGGCTTCGCCGAGCGACTGAGGCGGGAGTGCGGGGTCCCGGTGTACATCCACCCCGATGATGCGGACCGGGCGAAGGGCGGGGAGAAGCCGGCGAACGCGAAGCAGACGATGAAGCTCGGTGCCACCGCCGGGTTCGCGCTGTACTCGGTGCGCAAGGGCGGTCTTCGCACGACGTGGTTGACCGAGACCGTCGACGTCCGCGACGGCGACACCCTCGACCTCCCCGGCTCCCCGCGGATCATCGGGCTCCCCGGGCACTCGGCCGGCAGCATCGCCGTCCACGTCCCCGACCTGAGCGCCGTCTTCGTGGGTGACGCGCTCACGACCCGGCACGTGCTCACGGGTCGCGTGGGTGCTCAGCCGGCGCCGTTCACCGACGAGCCCGATCGGGCGATCGCGTCGCTCCGGGCGCTTCTTCCGACGCGCGCGACGTGGGTCCTTCCCGGGCACGGCGCTCCGTGGCGCGGCGGCGTCGAGGCCGCGGTCGCGTCGGTCGAGAAGGCGGCCGCGGCGCGCTGA
- a CDS encoding winged helix-turn-helix domain-containing protein, translating into MSNTALLERPTTQTRHLHAVTGDEASAPVAPAPRAALPAGTTPRGFALYVGIDEATAASAGVSLGVLVDALRRTLNELAPAAETYATVALAPVGAGGRDVDVVRLALHEPSAIARTKDEPADEDRAPGGVVVDISRKRVLIDGESAAFTFKEFELLQYLVLREGRTIERTELVSSLWEGSTDDEAPGERTIDVHVRRLRAKLGAYEDIVRTVRGVGYRFDRHADVAIRYGHGTPSPDRF; encoded by the coding sequence ATGTCGAACACCGCTCTCCTCGAACGCCCGACCACGCAGACCCGTCACCTCCACGCGGTGACCGGCGACGAAGCATCCGCCCCCGTCGCTCCCGCCCCGCGTGCCGCCCTCCCCGCCGGAACGACCCCGCGCGGATTCGCCCTCTACGTCGGCATCGACGAAGCGACCGCCGCCAGCGCCGGTGTCAGCCTGGGCGTCCTCGTCGACGCACTGCGCCGCACGTTGAACGAACTCGCTCCCGCCGCCGAGACCTACGCGACCGTCGCCCTGGCCCCGGTGGGCGCCGGCGGCCGCGACGTCGACGTGGTGCGCCTGGCGCTGCACGAGCCGTCGGCGATCGCCCGCACGAAGGACGAACCCGCCGACGAGGACCGCGCGCCCGGCGGCGTGGTGGTCGACATCTCGCGCAAGCGCGTGCTCATCGACGGCGAATCGGCCGCGTTCACGTTCAAGGAGTTCGAGCTCCTGCAGTACCTCGTGCTGCGCGAGGGGCGCACCATCGAGCGCACCGAGCTCGTCTCGTCGCTCTGGGAGGGCTCGACCGACGACGAGGCGCCCGGCGAGCGCACGATCGACGTGCACGTGCGCCGCCTGCGGGCGAAGCTCGGTGCCTACGAAGACATCGTCCGCACCGTCCGGGGGGTCGGCTACCGCTTCGACCGTCACGCCGACGTCGCGATCCGGTACGGCCACGGCACACCTTCGCCCGACCGCTTCTGA
- a CDS encoding ROK family transcriptional regulator, with protein MTSSPVDLVSAPPPQWSDLSATGRRVLLDLLVHGPRSRIRIAERLGLSRASLTRVARELVDSGVVLQGDTLPSATRGRPAEELQLRPQAAHFIGVKITAERIYVVATDLAAEVVDEISAPLISPDVETVVDEISAAAASLIRRFGNVSAVGVGLAADVLRRDGEAVVKASPLLGWSEPIPLPRLLEERIGLPITVTNDVHALTAAHHWFGSGVNHRSLVVYGVGAGIGSGAVIDDELVEGANGRSGRVGHTRVGGTGRVCANGHTDCVHSFVSMPAIELNAGVAPGEYPLAVARARAGGVREAEAFSSAAYALGAVVAESVNLFDPELVSLMGEGLDMLDLAPGAYRDGLVAHLEQVPIESVRTERPPFTFGLYARGASATAIRDLLSE; from the coding sequence GTGACGTCCAGCCCTGTCGATCTCGTATCGGCCCCGCCCCCGCAGTGGTCGGATCTGAGCGCGACCGGACGGCGCGTGCTTCTCGACCTCCTCGTGCACGGCCCCCGCTCCCGCATCCGCATCGCCGAGCGTCTGGGTCTGTCCCGTGCGAGCCTCACCCGTGTGGCGCGCGAGCTCGTCGACAGCGGTGTGGTGCTCCAGGGCGACACGCTGCCGAGCGCGACGCGGGGGCGCCCCGCGGAGGAGCTGCAGCTGCGGCCGCAGGCGGCCCACTTCATCGGCGTGAAGATCACCGCCGAGCGCATCTACGTCGTCGCCACCGATCTCGCCGCCGAGGTGGTCGACGAGATCAGTGCTCCGCTGATCTCGCCCGACGTCGAGACCGTGGTCGACGAGATCTCCGCCGCGGCGGCCAGCCTGATCCGCCGCTTCGGCAACGTGTCGGCGGTGGGGGTCGGCCTCGCGGCAGACGTGCTGCGCCGCGACGGCGAGGCGGTCGTCAAGGCATCGCCGCTGCTCGGGTGGAGCGAGCCCATCCCCCTCCCGCGCCTTCTCGAGGAGCGGATCGGTCTGCCCATCACGGTCACCAACGACGTCCACGCACTCACCGCCGCCCACCACTGGTTCGGCAGCGGGGTCAACCACCGCTCGCTCGTCGTGTACGGCGTCGGAGCCGGTATCGGAAGCGGCGCGGTGATCGACGACGAGCTCGTCGAGGGGGCGAACGGACGCAGCGGCCGTGTCGGTCACACGCGCGTCGGCGGCACGGGGCGGGTGTGCGCGAACGGCCACACCGACTGCGTGCACAGCTTCGTGAGCATGCCGGCCATCGAGCTCAATGCGGGGGTCGCGCCCGGGGAGTACCCCCTCGCCGTCGCCCGCGCGAGAGCCGGCGGCGTGCGCGAGGCGGAGGCGTTCTCGTCGGCGGCATACGCGCTCGGGGCGGTGGTGGCGGAGTCGGTCAATCTCTTCGACCCCGAGCTGGTCTCGCTCATGGGGGAGGGCCTCGACATGCTCGACCTCGCACCCGGCGCCTACCGCGACGGCCTCGTCGCGCACCTCGAGCAGGTGCCGATCGAGAGCGTCCGCACAGAGCGTCCCCCCTTCACTTTCGGCCTGTACGCGCGCGGTGCGTCGGCCACGGCGATCCGCGATCTCCTCTCGGAGTGA
- a CDS encoding ABC transporter substrate-binding protein — MKRTTSLRIGAAAVASAAILVTAGCAGGSGEESGPVTLEYWAWAPGIEDVVAVWNENNPDIQVNVVEAAGADDMVAKLLAAQRAGEGPDLAQAEYQKLPNLVVSDVAMDISEYADQFTGDYTEGALSLVTVGEGIYAVPQDTGPMIFMYRKDIFDANGWAPPTTWDEYAALAAAVKTTLPGSFLGGYPDDASTMAAYAQPLGAQWWATEGDAWKVGVDDTETQRVVNFWQPLVEEGLVDTTHFFTPEWGTMMNDGTLLSWTAGAWAPASAFSVAPDTAGLWAAAEMPTWDGESETGFMGGSSVMVTQNSEHPEEAVKFLQWLNGSEEGGSGLIDIGLFPASSAGQAELAGRPVPDLVSGQSDFWDLAVDIAGNSATFTWGPNVQVAFDAWSDGVKAAAQNGGSFADVLSAAQSAVIADLESSGFTVAD; from the coding sequence GTGAAGCGCACCACTTCTCTTCGCATCGGCGCAGCAGCCGTTGCGAGCGCAGCAATCCTCGTCACCGCCGGTTGCGCCGGCGGGTCGGGTGAAGAGTCCGGCCCCGTCACGCTCGAGTATTGGGCGTGGGCGCCCGGCATCGAAGACGTCGTGGCGGTGTGGAACGAGAACAACCCCGACATCCAGGTGAACGTCGTCGAGGCCGCCGGTGCCGACGACATGGTCGCCAAGCTCCTCGCCGCCCAGCGCGCCGGAGAGGGCCCCGACCTCGCTCAGGCCGAGTACCAGAAGCTTCCGAACCTCGTCGTGAGCGACGTGGCCATGGACATCAGCGAGTACGCCGACCAGTTCACGGGCGACTACACCGAGGGCGCTCTCAGCCTCGTGACCGTCGGCGAGGGCATCTACGCCGTGCCGCAGGACACCGGGCCCATGATCTTCATGTACCGCAAGGACATCTTCGACGCCAACGGGTGGGCGCCGCCCACCACGTGGGACGAGTACGCCGCGTTGGCCGCGGCCGTCAAGACCACGCTGCCGGGGTCGTTCCTCGGCGGGTACCCCGATGACGCCTCGACCATGGCCGCCTATGCGCAGCCGCTCGGCGCGCAGTGGTGGGCCACCGAGGGCGACGCGTGGAAGGTGGGAGTCGATGACACCGAGACCCAGCGCGTGGTGAACTTCTGGCAGCCGCTCGTCGAGGAGGGCCTGGTCGACACCACGCACTTCTTCACCCCCGAGTGGGGCACGATGATGAACGACGGCACGCTCCTCAGCTGGACCGCCGGAGCATGGGCGCCGGCCTCGGCGTTCTCGGTCGCCCCCGACACCGCGGGCCTGTGGGCCGCCGCCGAGATGCCCACCTGGGACGGCGAGTCCGAAACCGGGTTCATGGGCGGATCGTCGGTCATGGTGACCCAGAACTCCGAGCACCCCGAAGAGGCCGTGAAGTTCCTGCAGTGGCTCAACGGCAGTGAAGAGGGCGGCAGTGGCCTCATCGACATCGGTCTGTTCCCCGCGTCGTCGGCAGGACAGGCGGAACTGGCGGGTCGCCCTGTGCCCGACCTCGTGAGCGGTCAGAGCGACTTCTGGGATCTCGCGGTCGACATCGCAGGCAACAGCGCGACGTTCACGTGGGGTCCGAACGTGCAGGTCGCGTTCGACGCCTGGTCGGACGGCGTGAAGGCCGCCGCGCAGAACGGCGGTTCGTTCGCCGACGTGCTGTCCGCCGCGCAGTCCGCGGTCATCGCGGATCTCGAAAGCTCCGGCTTCACGGTCGCCGACTGA